In a genomic window of Candidatus Thiothrix sulfatifontis:
- a CDS encoding YifB family Mg chelatase-like AAA ATPase: MSLAIVYSRTNNGLDAPLVSVEVHLANGLPGVSIVGLPETAVKESRDRVKAAMTNSDFNFPLRRVTINLAPADIPKDGGRFDLPIAIGMLAASEQLPHEVLQGYEFIGELSLGGQLRPVRGVLPTAFAALQAGRALIVPQDNAAEASLIKGLKVFAANTLSEVVEHLHGSEPLVRWEHHIEPTATTYPFDLSDVKGQFMARRALEIAAAGGHNLLMVGPPGTGKTMLANRLATILPPLSEDEALESATIASISHHGFEASRWGQRQVREPHHTSSGVALVGGGSQVKPGEISLAHHGILFLDELTEFDRHVLDVLREPLETGKITLSRAARQATYPAKFQLVAAMNPCPQGRACDLRDNCECSPERQRKHRSRISAPFLDRIDLQIEVPRVKQDDLQSFKHGETSATVRLRVEAARSRQHARQGKINNALSGRDVDQHCVLSDKDQKLLNAAMERFKLSARAYHRILKVARTIADLADSAEIRTAHLTEALSYRALDRLAAL, encoded by the coding sequence ATGAGCTTAGCCATCGTTTACAGCCGCACCAATAACGGGCTGGATGCCCCGTTAGTGAGCGTCGAAGTGCACCTCGCCAATGGCCTACCCGGTGTTTCCATCGTCGGCCTGCCCGAAACGGCGGTGAAAGAAAGCCGGGATCGTGTCAAAGCCGCCATGACCAATTCCGATTTCAACTTTCCGCTGCGGCGCGTCACCATTAATCTGGCTCCGGCGGATATTCCCAAAGATGGCGGGCGTTTCGATTTACCGATTGCGATAGGGATGTTGGCGGCAAGTGAGCAATTGCCGCATGAGGTATTGCAAGGTTACGAATTCATCGGTGAATTATCGTTAGGCGGGCAATTGCGCCCGGTACGCGGGGTATTGCCTACCGCCTTTGCTGCCCTGCAAGCCGGACGTGCCTTAATCGTGCCGCAAGACAATGCCGCCGAAGCCAGCTTGATCAAAGGCTTGAAGGTTTTTGCCGCCAACACCCTCAGCGAAGTGGTAGAACACTTGCACGGCAGTGAACCACTGGTACGCTGGGAGCACCACATTGAACCCACCGCAACCACTTACCCCTTTGATCTCAGCGATGTGAAGGGGCAATTCATGGCACGTCGGGCGTTGGAAATTGCGGCGGCGGGCGGTCACAATTTGCTGATGGTCGGGCCACCCGGAACGGGCAAAACCATGCTTGCCAACCGCCTTGCCACGATTTTGCCGCCACTTTCCGAAGACGAAGCGCTGGAATCCGCTACAATTGCCTCGATCAGCCATCACGGTTTTGAAGCCAGCCGCTGGGGGCAACGCCAAGTGCGCGAACCGCATCACACCTCGTCCGGCGTGGCTTTGGTCGGCGGCGGTTCGCAAGTGAAACCGGGGGAAATTTCCCTCGCGCATCACGGCATTTTGTTTCTCGACGAACTCACCGAATTCGACCGCCACGTACTCGACGTGCTGCGCGAACCGTTGGAAACCGGCAAGATCACGCTATCCCGTGCCGCTCGCCAAGCCACTTACCCCGCTAAATTTCAGCTCGTCGCTGCCATGAACCCGTGTCCGCAAGGGCGTGCCTGCGATTTGCGTGATAATTGCGAATGCAGCCCAGAACGCCAACGCAAACACCGCAGCCGCATTTCCGCACCGTTTTTAGATCGCATCGACCTGCAAATCGAAGTACCACGAGTGAAACAAGACGACCTGCAATCATTCAAACACGGCGAAACCAGCGCCACCGTGCGCCTACGGGTCGAAGCGGCACGTTCCCGCCAACACGCTCGCCAAGGCAAGATCAACAATGCCCTAAGTGGGCGCGATGTGGATCAGCATTGCGTCTTGAGCGACAAAGACCAGAAATTGCTGAATGCGGCAATGGAACGCTTCAAGCTTTCCGCACGGGCGTATCACCGCATCCTCAAAGTGGCGCGAACCATTGCCGACCTTGCCGACAGTGCCGAGATTCGCACCGCGCATTTGACCGAAGCCCTCAGTTATCGGGCGTTGGATCGCCTCGCTGCGCTGTGA
- a CDS encoding YbfB/YjiJ family MFS transporter, with translation MLRSTDTRKVLLAGICSLILTVGLARFAYTPLLPVMRAETWLTEVAGGWLATFNYMGYMSGALLAASISSLHTKYRLYRAGLVIGVLSIAGMALTQDMLLWSMLRYTAGLSSAAGLLIGSGLMLNWLMRNGHRPELGIHFGGLGGGILVSGLVAVAMSALALDWAQQWWTLSLLAALLFIPAWLWLPEPLPTTAQATHTQTPPSRRWLLLMVAMYFCAGVGFVVSATFTVAMVEKIPALAGWGNWTWVLVGLAATPACFVWDRVARRVGDMRALQLAFAGQIVSILLPALSQHPLLAVVSAALYGATFIGIVSLTLTVIGRYYPANPAKAMARLTLSYGVAQIVAPAITGYIAEATGSYQGGLLMAAAFMVVGMGLLWKMELSS, from the coding sequence ATGCTGCGTTCGACAGACACAAGAAAAGTATTGCTGGCAGGCATTTGCAGCCTGATCCTCACCGTGGGGTTGGCACGGTTTGCCTACACGCCGTTACTGCCGGTGATGCGAGCAGAAACTTGGCTCACCGAAGTCGCGGGCGGTTGGCTTGCCACCTTCAATTACATGGGCTACATGAGTGGCGCATTACTCGCCGCTTCCATTAGCAGCTTGCACACCAAATACCGACTTTACCGCGCAGGCTTGGTCATCGGCGTATTGAGCATTGCGGGCATGGCGCTGACGCAAGACATGCTGCTGTGGTCGATGTTGCGTTATACCGCAGGCTTGAGCAGTGCCGCCGGGTTGCTGATCGGTTCGGGCTTAATGCTGAACTGGTTGATGCGTAACGGACATCGCCCGGAACTCGGCATTCACTTCGGCGGCTTAGGCGGTGGCATTCTGGTATCGGGGTTAGTGGCGGTTGCCATGAGTGCACTGGCGCTGGATTGGGCGCAGCAATGGTGGACGCTCAGCCTGCTGGCAGCGCTGCTGTTTATTCCCGCTTGGTTATGGTTGCCCGAACCGCTCCCGACAACAGCGCAAGCCACCCACACCCAAACGCCGCCGTCACGCCGCTGGTTACTGCTGATGGTAGCGATGTACTTTTGCGCGGGTGTGGGCTTTGTGGTCAGCGCCACCTTCACCGTGGCAATGGTGGAAAAAATTCCGGCATTAGCAGGCTGGGGAAACTGGACATGGGTATTGGTAGGGCTTGCTGCCACACCCGCCTGTTTTGTGTGGGATCGGGTGGCGCGGCGGGTCGGCGACATGCGAGCTTTGCAATTGGCATTTGCGGGGCAAATTGTGTCGATTCTATTGCCTGCCTTATCCCAGCATCCGTTACTAGCGGTAGTAAGCGCCGCGCTGTATGGTGCAACCTTTATCGGCATTGTCAGCCTGACCTTGACGGTCATCGGGCGTTATTACCCCGCCAACCCTGCCAAAGCGATGGCACGGCTGACCTTGAGTTACGGCGTGGCGCAAATCGTCGCCCCCGCGATTACCGGCTACATTGCCGAAGCAACCGGCAGCTATCAAGGCGGTTTGTTAATGGCAGCCGCCTTTATGGTGGTCGGCATGGGCTTGTTATGGAAAATGGAGTTATCGAGCTAA
- a CDS encoding AAA family ATPase yields MIITAINAENFRKYQHLQLENLPERGLIALTGGNESGKSSIGDAIQFGLFGRTEQVKPADAAKLIHWGASQASVALRLQHRGHEYRLIRSIDTEGNVAATLFSTEEEVTLADTPETVERQLKALFGYYYGAFSTAFYWGQQSSNSKEGDSDNLRAIAGLKEHATLSNQLEREQQERLDTLKAMEGRCKHTLRSIDTFHLDDTQLPRLQAIVTNVEDRQQQLTLMAQRLDKESLAYPNNLDAFQSVDQHSRKIGRWTKTTLVVFLLALLVGLFLMFTPEWGKDLLGNLSASWQDTLGRGAIRLASIAALVGAVLLVYGWYVEVRRLRPLQTHANHLAAAMENSYQACTQPVSRQLNTDSVDYLVEKHLDMPDTSTNHPDMASIPEWIHTTRLYKTKALYVHSAADTLNVGLTNRRAELGKHLDTAKAEILTAEQQLEHRAHLQALATEQEQALEHERRQHVVTSTAIDLLKRDASHSIERFNQLVKTRCPELLQRFTQAHYQSLEILPDFSLKVLSEEKGDYLDFNEISTGTQRQVALAMRIALANALADATKTDKQMLFLDEPFAFFDPERSNNTLHSLVETSKGVMSQIWLTAQTKPEGVPLAHHIQCQQSGHTLKA; encoded by the coding sequence ATGATCATCACTGCCATTAACGCCGAAAACTTCCGCAAATACCAACACCTGCAACTGGAAAACCTGCCAGAGCGTGGCTTAATCGCGCTCACTGGCGGCAATGAATCCGGCAAAAGCAGCATTGGCGACGCCATCCAATTCGGCCTGTTCGGGCGCACCGAACAAGTAAAACCCGCCGACGCTGCCAAATTGATTCACTGGGGAGCCAGCCAAGCCAGCGTTGCCTTGCGCCTGCAACACCGGGGACACGAATACCGGCTCATACGTTCCATCGACACCGAGGGCAATGTTGCCGCCACCCTGTTTTCCACCGAAGAAGAAGTCACGCTGGCAGATACCCCGGAAACGGTGGAACGCCAACTCAAAGCGCTGTTTGGCTACTATTACGGCGCATTTTCTACCGCGTTTTATTGGGGGCAACAAAGCAGCAATAGCAAGGAAGGCGATAGCGACAACCTCCGGGCGATTGCCGGACTCAAAGAGCACGCCACCCTCAGCAACCAACTGGAACGCGAACAACAAGAACGCCTCGATACCCTCAAGGCAATGGAAGGGCGCTGCAAACACACCTTGCGTTCCATCGACACGTTTCACCTTGATGACACCCAATTGCCGCGTCTCCAGGCCATCGTCACCAATGTGGAAGATCGCCAGCAACAACTTACCCTGATGGCGCAACGGCTCGACAAAGAATCACTCGCCTACCCCAATAATCTCGATGCCTTTCAAAGCGTTGACCAACACAGCCGTAAAATCGGACGTTGGACAAAAACCACTCTCGTCGTCTTCCTATTGGCATTGCTGGTAGGCTTATTCCTGATGTTCACCCCGGAATGGGGCAAGGATTTGCTCGGCAATCTCTCGGCCTCATGGCAAGACACACTGGGGCGGGGGGCAATCCGCCTCGCCTCGATTGCGGCTTTGGTGGGCGCAGTGCTATTGGTTTACGGCTGGTATGTGGAAGTGCGCCGCTTGCGCCCGCTACAAACCCACGCCAATCACCTCGCCGCTGCCATGGAAAACAGCTACCAAGCCTGTACCCAGCCGGTTAGCCGCCAGCTCAACACCGATAGCGTTGATTATTTGGTCGAAAAACACCTCGATATGCCAGACACCAGCACCAACCATCCCGACATGGCGTCGATTCCAGAGTGGATACACACCACGCGCCTGTACAAAACCAAAGCACTTTACGTGCACAGCGCGGCGGATACCCTCAATGTCGGGCTGACCAACCGTCGCGCCGAACTGGGAAAACACCTAGACACGGCGAAGGCCGAAATTCTCACCGCCGAACAACAATTGGAACACCGCGCACACTTACAAGCCTTGGCAACCGAGCAAGAACAAGCCTTGGAACACGAACGCCGCCAGCACGTCGTCACCAGTACTGCCATCGACTTGTTAAAGCGCGATGCCAGCCACTCGATTGAACGCTTCAACCAATTGGTCAAAACACGTTGCCCGGAATTGCTGCAACGTTTCACCCAAGCGCATTACCAATCGCTGGAAATTTTGCCCGATTTCAGCCTCAAAGTGTTGTCGGAGGAAAAAGGCGATTACCTCGATTTCAATGAAATTTCGACCGGCACGCAACGCCAAGTGGCTTTAGCCATGCGCATTGCACTGGCGAATGCATTAGCCGATGCCACCAAAACCGACAAACAAATGCTGTTTTTGGACGAACCCTTTGCCTTTTTCGACCCAGAGCGCAGCAATAACACGCTGCACAGTTTGGTGGAAACCAGCAAAGGCGTAATGAGCCAAATTTGGCTAACCGCGCAAACCAAGCCGGAAGGTGTGCCGTTGGCGCACCACATCCAATGTCAGCAAAGTGGGCATACCCTAAAGGCATAG
- a CDS encoding YeeE/YedE family protein encodes MTFDNFASAQSFLLIAGFVIAFIMGAIVNKTHFCTMGAVSDWINLDDTGRFRAWGLAIGVAMLGVVVLEMAGLVNANGSYPPYRNGQLIWAENLLGGILFGIGMTIAGGCGNKCLVRIGAGNLKSILVFLIIGVVAYFMLNPFPGSDKTLYSLLFYPWLNPLAVNLGNSQDLGSVIAGESNALSARLVIGSIIGLFLVWLAFKSKDFRSIGDLALGGIAVGLCVLAAWYVTSNITVSIDAQPYPLTQYYGEWDMLAESEDGKPAIGAALAAQSFTFINPMAQAVGYTAGGFNSNLLTFGVMAVFGVMAGSFAWALVSRSFRIEWFASVGDVISHVLGAILMGIGGVLAMGCTIGQGVTGLSTLAIGSFIAFAGIVLGSALTMKVQFYQMMYEEEASFGKALITGLVDLKLLPESLRKLEKV; translated from the coding sequence ATGACGTTTGATAATTTTGCATCCGCGCAGTCATTTTTGCTGATCGCGGGCTTTGTGATTGCCTTCATCATGGGGGCAATCGTTAATAAAACCCATTTTTGCACCATGGGTGCGGTATCCGATTGGATCAATTTGGATGATACCGGGCGTTTCCGCGCTTGGGGTTTGGCGATTGGCGTTGCCATGCTTGGCGTTGTGGTGTTGGAAATGGCGGGGCTGGTGAACGCCAACGGCTCTTACCCGCCTTACCGCAACGGGCAACTGATTTGGGCAGAAAACTTGCTGGGCGGTATTTTATTCGGTATCGGCATGACCATTGCCGGTGGTTGTGGAAATAAATGCTTGGTGCGCATTGGCGCGGGCAACCTTAAATCCATTCTCGTGTTCCTGATTATTGGGGTGGTGGCCTATTTCATGCTGAACCCGTTCCCCGGTTCGGATAAAACCTTGTATTCGCTATTATTTTACCCATGGCTCAACCCTTTGGCGGTGAATCTGGGCAATTCGCAAGATTTGGGCAGTGTCATTGCGGGCGAAAGCAATGCATTGAGCGCCCGTTTAGTGATTGGGTCGATTATCGGGCTGTTTCTGGTGTGGCTGGCGTTCAAATCCAAGGATTTTCGCAGCATTGGTGATTTAGCCCTCGGCGGCATTGCAGTGGGTTTGTGCGTGTTAGCCGCTTGGTATGTCACCAGCAATATAACGGTCAGCATCGACGCGCAACCCTACCCACTCACGCAATATTACGGCGAATGGGATATGTTGGCGGAGTCAGAAGATGGCAAACCCGCGATTGGTGCCGCGCTTGCCGCGCAATCGTTCACCTTCATCAATCCAATGGCGCAAGCCGTTGGCTACACGGCAGGCGGTTTCAACAGCAATCTGTTGACCTTTGGGGTCATGGCAGTGTTTGGCGTGATGGCGGGCTCATTCGCTTGGGCCTTGGTTAGCCGCAGCTTCCGTATCGAATGGTTCGCGTCCGTGGGCGATGTGATTAGCCACGTCTTGGGCGCTATCCTGATGGGGATTGGTGGCGTATTGGCGATGGGTTGCACGATCGGTCAAGGCGTTACGGGCTTGTCTACCCTTGCGATTGGCTCGTTCATTGCTTTTGCGGGCATTGTGTTGGGCAGTGCGCTCACCATGAAAGTGCAATTCTACCAAATGATGTATGAGGAAGAAGCCAGCTTTGGCAAAGCATTGATCACTGGATTGGTCGATTTGAAGCTTTTACCCGAATCATTGCGCAAACTTGAAAAAGTTTAA
- the asd gene encoding aspartate-semialdehyde dehydrogenase, with the protein MVKVGFVGWRGMVGSVLMERMRAEHDFQGFEPVFFTTSQSGKPGPNVGMGAKPLEDAMNIDKLAEMDIILSCQGGDYTNAVYATLRARWNGYWIDAASTLRMADDAIIVLDPVNRNVIDAGLQSGIKNYIGGNCTVSLMLMALGGLFEKGLVEWISSMTYQAASGAGAKNMRELLTQMGELNGEVGDLLADPASAILDIDTKVTAKLNDGTLSTANFGAPLAGSLIPWIDKLWENGQTKEEWKGIAETNKILGKTAANSIPVDGQCVRIGAMRCHSQGFTIKLTQDLPLAEIESIIASHNEWVKVIPNDKESTLRGLTPVQASGTLTVPVGRIRKMNLGPQYLTAFTVGDQLLWGAAEPVRRMLKIALQYLGKAP; encoded by the coding sequence ATGGTAAAGGTTGGTTTTGTCGGTTGGCGCGGCATGGTCGGTTCGGTACTGATGGAACGGATGCGGGCGGAACACGATTTTCAGGGCTTTGAGCCGGTATTTTTCACCACTTCGCAGTCCGGCAAACCCGGCCCTAACGTCGGCATGGGCGCGAAACCGTTGGAAGATGCAATGAATATCGACAAGCTGGCGGAAATGGACATTATCCTCTCCTGCCAAGGCGGTGATTACACCAACGCCGTTTACGCCACGCTTCGCGCTCGCTGGAACGGCTACTGGATCGACGCGGCGTCCACCTTGCGCATGGCAGACGACGCCATCATTGTGCTCGACCCGGTAAACCGCAATGTCATCGACGCGGGCTTGCAAAGCGGCATCAAGAATTACATCGGCGGCAATTGCACCGTTTCCCTGATGCTGATGGCCTTGGGCGGCTTGTTTGAAAAAGGGCTGGTCGAATGGATCAGCTCCATGACTTACCAAGCTGCTTCCGGGGCGGGCGCGAAAAACATGCGCGAATTGCTCACGCAAATGGGCGAACTCAACGGCGAAGTCGGCGATTTGCTGGCAGACCCCGCTTCCGCGATTCTCGACATCGACACCAAAGTGACCGCGAAATTGAATGACGGCACACTTTCCACCGCCAACTTCGGTGCACCGCTGGCAGGTAGCCTGATTCCGTGGATCGACAAGCTGTGGGAAAACGGTCAAACCAAGGAAGAGTGGAAAGGCATTGCCGAAACCAACAAAATCCTCGGCAAAACCGCAGCGAATAGCATCCCCGTCGACGGGCAGTGTGTGCGTATCGGTGCGATGCGCTGCCATTCGCAAGGTTTCACCATCAAGCTCACCCAAGATTTGCCGCTGGCGGAAATCGAAAGCATCATTGCCAGCCACAACGAGTGGGTAAAAGTCATCCCGAATGATAAGGAATCCACCTTGCGCGGCCTGACGCCGGTACAAGCCTCTGGCACCCTAACGGTTCCGGTTGGGCGGATTCGCAAAATGAATCTGGGGCCGCAATACCTCACCGCCTTCACCGTTGGCGACCAATTGCTATGGGGCGCGGCAGAACCCGTGCGCCGGATGCTGAAAATTGCCCTGCAATACCTTGGCAAGGCGCCGTAA
- a CDS encoding ABC transporter ATP-binding protein, which yields MENGVIELMTQAILEVRDLHKHYPGVNAVNGIDFAVRPGICFGLLGPNGAGKTTTIEMLEGITKPTAGEIRYKGELQGARFRQEAGIQFQSTALQDFLTVRENLKFFSSLYPHSLPLDELVAICRLEEYLDRDASKLSGGQRQRMLLALALVNDPDVVFLDEPTTGLDPQARLNFWELVNSIKARHKTVLLTTHYMEEAYNLCDEIVIMDHGKIIAHGSPDTLLATHFQDVIIELPERDFPEAAKIIPHRYLDKVTGTVEIITQDVNATLGLLIQHGASLAGLQVRPRTLEDLFLALTGKELRA from the coding sequence ATGGAAAATGGAGTTATCGAGCTAATGACGCAAGCGATTCTGGAAGTGCGTGATCTGCACAAACACTACCCCGGTGTGAATGCCGTGAATGGCATCGACTTCGCGGTGCGCCCCGGCATTTGCTTTGGCTTGCTAGGGCCGAATGGCGCAGGTAAAACCACCACTATCGAAATGTTGGAAGGCATTACCAAACCCACAGCGGGCGAAATTCGCTACAAAGGCGAGTTACAAGGCGCACGCTTTCGCCAAGAAGCAGGGATTCAATTTCAATCCACCGCCTTACAAGATTTCCTCACGGTGCGTGAGAATCTCAAATTTTTTAGCAGCTTATACCCGCACAGCTTGCCGCTGGACGAATTGGTCGCGATTTGTCGCTTGGAAGAGTACCTGGATCGTGATGCCAGCAAACTCTCCGGCGGGCAACGCCAACGCATGTTGCTGGCCTTAGCGCTGGTGAATGACCCCGACGTGGTATTCCTCGACGAACCCACCACCGGACTTGACCCGCAAGCACGCCTCAATTTCTGGGAACTGGTCAACAGCATTAAAGCCCGCCACAAAACGGTGTTGCTGACCACGCATTACATGGAAGAGGCGTACAACCTCTGCGATGAAATCGTGATCATGGATCACGGCAAAATCATTGCCCACGGTTCGCCCGACACCTTGCTGGCAACGCATTTTCAAGATGTGATTATCGAATTGCCCGAACGCGATTTCCCAGAAGCGGCGAAAATCATTCCGCACCGCTATTTGGATAAAGTGACCGGCACGGTGGAAATCATCACCCAAGACGTGAACGCCACCTTGGGATTGCTGATCCAACACGGTGCATCCTTGGCGGGTTTGCAAGTGCGCCCCCGCACCTTAGAAGACCTGTTTTTGGCGCTTACCGGCAAGGAGTTACGCGCATGA
- a CDS encoding helix-turn-helix transcriptional regulator — protein sequence MLTLSARTTITLEVFGHMIRAARLERKMPQAELAERLGVSRQTISAIEKGDAKVAIGAVFEAATIVGIPLLTDNARELQRLSTTVANLASLLPERARAIKVELDNDF from the coding sequence ATGCTGACATTATCCGCTCGTACCACCATCACACTGGAAGTTTTTGGTCACATGATCCGTGCTGCACGTTTGGAAAGAAAAATGCCACAAGCCGAACTCGCGGAACGTTTGGGCGTTAGCCGCCAAACCATCAGTGCCATTGAAAAAGGGGATGCAAAGGTTGCCATCGGTGCAGTGTTTGAAGCAGCAACGATTGTCGGCATCCCACTGCTAACCGACAACGCCCGTGAATTGCAGCGTCTTTCGACCACCGTAGCGAATCTCGCCAGCTTGCTCCCCGAACGCGCCCGGGCAATCAAAGTGGAGTTGGATAATGATTTCTGA
- a CDS encoding type II toxin-antitoxin system HipA family toxin, with amino-acid sequence MISDQQPADSAYVWIWLPGQTEPVVAGRIVRRGQLHYFTYGRSYLQRENAIALSPFELPLGKNTFQPEGLNTLHSCLRDAAPDAWGRRVISYRHRNFTPDELDYLLLSGSDRIGALDFQRDGSHYQSRQTQAAQLAELLTAAQRVETGQPLSPELDVALMHGTSVGGARPKALLNDGRHSYIAKFSASTDYYNIVKAEYVAMQLAQHVGLDVAQTQLVSVMGKDVLLVERFDRFQQGNQHYRRCLLSGLSLLGLNEMEARYASYQDLADLIRLRFANPIAALHELFRRIVFNILIGNTDDHARNHAAFWDGNSLQLTPAYDLCPQMRSDREATQAMRIGGIHGNFSTLANVLSVCQHFQLSSEAARHLIDQQVETIQQHWHSVCEQAGMTTHERERLWQRAVFNPFCFE; translated from the coding sequence ATGATTTCTGACCAACAGCCAGCAGACAGCGCTTATGTATGGATTTGGTTGCCAGGGCAGACTGAACCCGTGGTTGCTGGGCGTATTGTCAGGCGGGGGCAATTGCATTATTTCACCTATGGACGCAGTTATCTGCAACGTGAGAATGCGATAGCGTTATCACCGTTTGAATTACCCTTAGGCAAAAACACGTTTCAACCGGAAGGTTTGAACACACTCCACTCCTGCCTGCGGGATGCCGCACCGGATGCTTGGGGACGGCGAGTAATCAGTTACCGACACCGTAATTTCACGCCTGATGAACTCGATTATCTGCTGTTATCCGGCAGTGACCGTATCGGTGCGCTGGATTTTCAACGCGATGGCAGCCATTACCAATCACGACAAACCCAAGCAGCGCAATTAGCCGAGTTACTAACGGCGGCACAACGGGTGGAAACTGGGCAACCCCTTTCTCCAGAACTGGATGTGGCATTAATGCACGGAACCAGTGTCGGGGGCGCACGTCCCAAAGCCCTGCTCAACGACGGGCGGCACAGCTACATTGCCAAATTCAGCGCATCGACGGATTACTACAACATTGTGAAAGCGGAATACGTCGCCATGCAATTGGCGCAACACGTGGGGCTTGACGTTGCCCAGACGCAGTTGGTATCTGTCATGGGGAAAGATGTGTTATTGGTGGAGCGTTTTGACCGCTTTCAACAAGGAAACCAACACTACCGCCGTTGTTTGCTCAGCGGTTTAAGCCTGTTGGGTTTGAATGAGATGGAAGCCCGCTATGCCAGTTATCAAGACTTAGCTGATCTGATTCGCTTGCGATTTGCTAATCCTATTGCCGCCTTACACGAACTCTTCCGGCGGATCGTTTTCAATATCCTGATCGGTAATACCGACGATCACGCACGTAATCACGCTGCTTTTTGGGACGGGAATTCGCTGCAATTGACACCGGCTTACGATCTTTGCCCGCAAATGCGTTCAGATCGTGAAGCAACGCAAGCCATGCGCATTGGCGGTATCCACGGCAACTTTTCTACACTGGCGAACGTCTTGTCAGTCTGCCAGCACTTCCAATTAAGCTCCGAAGCGGCGCGTCATTTGATTGATCAGCAGGTGGAAACGATCCAACAGCATTGGCATAGCGTCTGTGAACAAGCGGGCATGACGACACATGAACGTGAGCGGCTTTGGCAACGAGCGGTATTTAACCCGTTTTGTTTTGAGTAG
- a CDS encoding ABC transporter permease encodes MIKRIWATFYARSLEFLRDRSTLGWNFILPIALVFGLAFVFSGDGQPLFKVAVVAQSAEHPFLHTEHVEFYEVTPDAVEATVRKVGRHQVDMLLDLRAESARYWVNSDSQNGYFLEKLLQHSGGTALQPQSVQGAEIRYVDWVVPGILGMNLMFSCLFGVGFVIVRYRKSGYLKRLNATPLSATEFLLAQIASRLALVVFVTTIVFTGTNLFMHFTMEGSYWNLLLVLVLGAFTLIALSLVVAARVSSEELAGGLLNLLTWPMMVLSGVWFSMEGTNPVMQWVSQLSPLTHILSAARAIMLDGAGLADIGVQLLVLVAMAALFVVIGTLSFKWTTE; translated from the coding sequence ATGATCAAGCGTATTTGGGCAACGTTTTACGCCCGCTCTCTGGAATTTTTGCGCGATCGTTCCACCCTTGGCTGGAATTTCATTTTGCCAATCGCGCTGGTATTTGGCTTGGCGTTTGTGTTTTCGGGGGATGGACAGCCGCTGTTCAAAGTCGCGGTGGTCGCTCAAAGTGCCGAGCATCCGTTTCTGCACACCGAACACGTTGAGTTTTATGAGGTGACGCCGGATGCGGTAGAGGCGACGGTACGCAAAGTCGGGCGGCATCAGGTCGATATGCTGCTGGATTTACGGGCCGAATCTGCCCGGTATTGGGTCAATAGCGATTCGCAAAACGGTTACTTTCTGGAAAAGCTGTTGCAACACAGCGGCGGTACAGCGTTGCAGCCGCAGAGTGTGCAGGGCGCAGAAATCCGCTACGTCGATTGGGTGGTTCCTGGCATTTTGGGGATGAACTTGATGTTCAGTTGCTTGTTTGGCGTGGGCTTTGTAATCGTGCGCTACCGTAAAAGCGGCTATTTGAAACGCCTGAATGCCACGCCTTTGAGTGCTACCGAATTCCTGTTGGCGCAAATTGCTTCGCGTTTGGCGCTGGTCGTCTTCGTGACCACGATTGTGTTTACTGGCACTAACTTGTTCATGCACTTCACGATGGAAGGCAGTTATTGGAATCTGTTGTTGGTGCTGGTATTGGGGGCATTTACCCTGATTGCGCTGAGCTTGGTGGTCGCGGCACGGGTGAGCAGCGAGGAATTGGCGGGCGGTTTACTCAACCTGCTGACTTGGCCAATGATGGTGTTGTCGGGGGTATGGTTTTCGATGGAAGGCACTAACCCGGTGATGCAATGGGTGAGTCAATTGTCACCGTTGACCCACATCCTCAGCGCGGCGCGGGCGATTATGCTGGATGGGGCGGGCTTGGCGGATATTGGTGTGCAATTGCTGGTATTGGTAGCAATGGCAGCGCTGTTTGTGGTGATTGGCACCTTGTCGTTTAAGTGGACAACCGAGTGA